Proteins encoded in a region of the Roseateles sp. SL47 genome:
- a CDS encoding ArsR/SmtB family transcription factor, whose product MPASVPAASVETDLSDVPPQVLEVEALRLAAAQAVAALKVMANEDRLLLLCQLSQAEMSVGELEATLDIHQPTLSQQLGVLRNEGVVNTRREGKRICYSLADPRLLQVLQLLHALYCPKD is encoded by the coding sequence ATGCCAGCATCGGTGCCGGCAGCCTCAGTCGAGACCGATCTCTCCGATGTTCCTCCCCAGGTACTGGAGGTGGAAGCATTGCGCCTGGCCGCCGCCCAGGCGGTGGCGGCGCTCAAGGTGATGGCCAATGAGGACCGGCTGCTGCTGCTGTGCCAGTTGTCGCAGGCGGAGATGAGTGTCGGCGAGCTGGAGGCGACGTTGGACATTCATCAGCCCACCTTGTCCCAGCAATTGGGGGTGCTTCGCAACGAAGGCGTGGTGAATACCCGCCGGGAAGGCAAACGCATCTGCTACAGCCTGGCCGATCCCCGTTTGTTGCAGGTGCTGCAGCTGCTGCACGCGCTCTATTGCCCCAAGGACTGA
- a CDS encoding YeeE/YedE family protein: MTLDWNAFTPWASLAGGLLIGVAAAWLAWFNGRIAGISGILGGLLTPRPGETRWRLAFVLGLIAAPGVYALVTTLPPVQVDAGMPLLVVAGLLVGVGTRYGAGCTSGHGVCGLSRRSPRSLAATIAFMGAGFLTVFVARHLLGS, translated from the coding sequence ATGACCCTGGACTGGAATGCCTTCACCCCCTGGGCCTCCCTGGCCGGAGGGCTGCTCATCGGCGTGGCTGCGGCCTGGCTGGCCTGGTTCAACGGCCGCATTGCCGGCATCAGCGGCATTCTGGGCGGGCTGCTGACACCCCGCCCCGGCGAAACGCGCTGGCGCCTGGCCTTTGTGCTGGGCCTGATCGCCGCCCCAGGGGTCTATGCGCTGGTGACGACGCTGCCGCCGGTGCAGGTCGACGCCGGCATGCCGTTGCTGGTCGTGGCCGGGTTGCTGGTGGGCGTCGGTACCCGATACGGCGCGGGCTGCACCAGCGGCCACGGCGTGTGCGGACTCTCTCGGCGCTCGCCGCGCTCCCTCGCTGCCACCATCGCCTTCATGGGCGCCGGATTTCTGACTGTGTTCGTCGCCCGGCATCTGCTGGGGAGCTGA
- a CDS encoding YeeE/YedE family protein: MTAFTSLLAGLIFGLGLILSGMASPAKVLGFLDLAGAWDPSLALVMLGAIAVGLISFTAAQQRTRSLLDLPMQLPGNRRIDRRLIGGSLLFGIGWGLAGFCPGPALVALGMGEGKAVVFVGAMLAGMKLFDWLEQRKPAAPQPVPPDAR, encoded by the coding sequence ATGACCGCCTTCACATCGCTGCTTGCCGGACTGATCTTCGGACTCGGCCTGATCCTCTCCGGCATGGCGTCCCCCGCCAAGGTGCTGGGTTTTCTGGACCTTGCCGGCGCCTGGGACCCGTCCCTGGCCCTGGTGATGCTGGGCGCCATCGCGGTTGGCCTGATCAGCTTCACGGCGGCGCAACAACGCACCCGCTCACTGCTGGACCTGCCCATGCAACTCCCCGGCAACCGCCGCATCGACCGGCGCCTGATCGGCGGCAGCCTGCTGTTTGGCATCGGTTGGGGTCTGGCGGGCTTCTGCCCGGGCCCTGCGCTGGTGGCGCTGGGCATGGGTGAAGGCAAGGCTGTGGTGTTTGTGGGGGCGATGCTGGCGGGGATGAAGCTGTTTGACTGGCTGGAACAACGCAAGCCTGCCGCGCCGCAGCCGGTGCCTCCCGACGCGCGCTGA
- a CDS encoding winged helix-turn-helix domain-containing protein codes for MRVTQGDLIAVGPGKIALLEALDEAGSITAAAKSLGMSYRRAWLLIDELNQSLREPAVATAAGGAQGGGSELTRSGRALVTLYRRIEADAMAHCAGDIRKLMKMLADGA; via the coding sequence ATGCGGGTCACGCAAGGCGATCTGATCGCCGTCGGGCCGGGAAAGATCGCCCTGCTGGAGGCGTTGGATGAGGCCGGGTCGATCACGGCGGCGGCCAAGTCGCTGGGCATGTCCTACCGGCGCGCCTGGCTGCTGATCGATGAATTGAATCAGTCGCTGCGGGAGCCTGCGGTGGCCACGGCCGCCGGGGGCGCGCAAGGCGGGGGCAGCGAGCTGACCCGAAGCGGACGCGCCTTGGTGACGCTGTACCGCCGGATCGAGGCCGATGCGATGGCGCATTGCGCGGGGGACATCCGCAAGCTGATGAAGATGCTGGCGGACGGCGCCTGA
- a CDS encoding diguanylate cyclase domain-containing protein, whose protein sequence is MQIATPDETSPHSADALGAASGAMPPASPPAGLTAPPRDAAAETAFVPQRGSRASMGRWLTAVVLSAVAMALLSSVVLIENFARAHAERRAVQSLRQVGIDFRDALDRGMAQQFKEVRVLAQLDTFRGLDAAEMRRALDQIQIGFDHFAWLGVADTNGKVLAAAGGLLEGVDVSQRPWFQGAQRGPFVGDIHAAVLLERLLPRQSDPWRFVDFAIPLLDNNGRLRGVFGAHLSWSWARQIKSELIDATMASHQADALILSKAGLVILGAANMEGKKLALPPDAAAGLRRQRFEGVDYFAISVPTQGYGPYPGLGWTVMVRQPVSVALQDYDQLRKQIVLSALILLALAVPLCWWQARRLARPLNQLSRAITNRQHLGDAALPEVGGYREAAVLSHALTELARRQAQQDASLAQLNASLEERVRSRTLALEDAMQRQEASERRLRTITDNLPVLIAYIDAEQRLRFLNATFRTWLGTEPEAALGRTLLETIGPVLYEQRQPALKGALAGVRQRFEARSESNGVVRDLLTEYVPDLRPDGTVAGVYTLSTDVTAFKQVERELDQLSRVDPLTTLPNRRQFDQRLSEALARARRSGKILALMFMDLDRFKQVNDSLGHAAGDVVLQTFAERVRGAVRETDVLCRLAGDEFVLIVENLIGPADVGPMAQKLLDVVSAPLMVMGSPVAMTTSIGIACTSAESESEVAFLARADDALYAAKAAGRACWRLAPGPVSGSTETPWG, encoded by the coding sequence ATGCAGATCGCGACGCCGGACGAGACCTCTCCCCACTCCGCAGACGCTCTTGGGGCTGCGTCCGGCGCCATGCCGCCCGCCAGTCCGCCTGCCGGGTTGACGGCGCCCCCACGGGATGCTGCCGCAGAGACGGCGTTTGTCCCCCAACGTGGCTCCCGGGCCTCGATGGGGCGTTGGCTGACCGCCGTGGTGCTCTCTGCAGTCGCGATGGCGCTGCTCAGTTCTGTGGTGCTCATCGAAAATTTCGCCCGCGCCCATGCGGAGCGCCGGGCGGTGCAGTCCTTGCGTCAGGTCGGCATTGACTTCCGGGATGCCCTGGACCGAGGCATGGCCCAGCAGTTCAAGGAAGTGCGGGTGCTGGCCCAGCTCGACACCTTCCGGGGCCTGGATGCCGCCGAGATGCGCCGCGCGCTGGACCAGATCCAGATCGGCTTTGATCACTTCGCCTGGCTGGGGGTGGCGGACACCAACGGCAAGGTTCTGGCGGCGGCCGGCGGCTTGCTGGAAGGGGTGGATGTGTCGCAGCGGCCCTGGTTCCAGGGCGCCCAGCGCGGGCCCTTTGTCGGGGATATCCACGCCGCCGTATTGCTGGAGCGGTTGCTGCCGCGCCAGAGCGACCCGTGGCGGTTTGTTGATTTCGCGATCCCGCTGCTGGACAACAACGGCCGGCTGCGTGGTGTGTTTGGTGCCCACCTGAGCTGGAGCTGGGCGCGGCAGATCAAGTCCGAGCTGATCGATGCCACCATGGCCAGCCACCAGGCGGACGCCTTGATCCTCTCCAAGGCCGGCTTGGTGATCCTGGGCGCGGCCAACATGGAAGGCAAGAAGCTGGCCTTGCCGCCCGATGCAGCGGCGGGTTTGCGCCGTCAACGCTTTGAGGGCGTGGACTACTTCGCCATCAGTGTGCCCACGCAGGGGTACGGCCCCTACCCGGGCCTGGGCTGGACGGTGATGGTGCGCCAGCCGGTGAGCGTGGCCCTGCAGGACTACGACCAGCTGCGCAAGCAGATTGTCTTGAGCGCCCTGATTCTGCTGGCGCTGGCGGTGCCCCTGTGCTGGTGGCAAGCCCGTCGGCTGGCACGGCCGTTGAACCAGCTGTCCCGCGCCATCACCAACCGCCAGCATCTCGGTGATGCGGCGCTGCCGGAGGTTGGCGGCTACCGTGAAGCCGCAGTGCTCTCGCATGCGCTGACCGAGCTGGCGCGACGCCAGGCGCAGCAGGATGCGTCGCTGGCCCAGCTCAATGCCTCGCTGGAGGAACGAGTGCGTTCGCGCACGCTGGCGCTGGAGGATGCGATGCAGCGCCAGGAAGCCAGCGAGCGGCGGCTACGGACCATCACCGACAACCTGCCCGTGCTGATCGCCTACATCGATGCTGAGCAGCGCCTGCGCTTCCTGAACGCCACCTTCCGCACCTGGCTGGGCACCGAGCCGGAGGCGGCGCTGGGCAGAACGCTGCTGGAAACCATCGGCCCGGTGCTGTATGAGCAGCGCCAGCCCGCGCTGAAGGGCGCTCTGGCCGGTGTGCGGCAGCGTTTTGAGGCCCGCTCTGAATCCAACGGCGTGGTGCGGGACCTGCTGACCGAATATGTGCCGGACCTGCGGCCGGACGGCACGGTGGCGGGTGTCTACACCCTCAGCACCGATGTGACGGCCTTCAAGCAGGTGGAACGTGAACTGGACCAGCTCAGCCGGGTGGACCCGCTGACCACCCTGCCCAACCGCCGTCAGTTTGACCAGCGCTTGTCCGAGGCCCTGGCGCGTGCCCGCCGCAGTGGCAAGATCCTGGCCTTGATGTTCATGGACCTCGACCGCTTCAAGCAGGTGAACGACAGCCTGGGCCACGCGGCCGGCGACGTGGTGCTGCAGACCTTTGCCGAGCGGGTGCGGGGCGCCGTGCGTGAAACCGATGTGCTGTGCCGCCTGGCGGGAGATGAGTTCGTGCTGATTGTGGAGAACCTGATCGGGCCGGCAGATGTCGGCCCGATGGCGCAAAAGCTGCTGGATGTGGTCAGCGCGCCGCTGATGGTGATGGGGTCGCCGGTCGCGATGACCACCAGCATTGGCATCGCCTGCACCAGTGCGGAATCCGAGAGCGAGGTGGCCTTCCTGGCCCGCGCCGATGACGCGCTGTATGCCGCCAAAGCGGCGGGCCGGGCCTGCTGGCGCTTGGCGCCCGGACCGGTGTCGGGCTCCACCGAAACCCCCTGGGGCTGA
- a CDS encoding circularly permuted type 2 ATP-grasp protein produces MHALTLPASGHYDEMLLQSGAIRPSYQAFADWLHAQTPEALAKKRAEADLLFHKVGITFAVYGDEAGAERLIPFDTVPRIVPADEWRMLEQGLRQRVNALNRFLWDIYHDHEIVKAGLIPAEQVFANAQYQPAMQGLDLPLGVYAHITGVDLIRHSDGGYYVLEDNLRVPSGVSYMLENRKMMMRLFPELFARYSVAPVAHYPALLLTTLRQASPADNPTVVVLTPGPFNSAYFEHAFLAQQMGVELVEGQDLFVKDGFVFMRTTVGPKRVDVIYRRIDDAFLDPLAFRADSMLGVPGLLSVYKQGHVVLANAIGTGVADDKSIYPYVPDMIRFYLGEEPILHNVPTWQCRKPQDLDHVLNHMADLVVKEVHGAGGYGMLVGPAATAAEVAEFRERVKANPSNYIAQPTLCLSSCPTFVERGIAPRHIDLRPFVLSGREVNMVAGGLTRVALKAGSLVVNSSQGGGTKDTWILERSPSC; encoded by the coding sequence ATGCATGCGCTGACCCTGCCGGCCTCCGGCCATTACGATGAAATGTTGCTGCAAAGTGGTGCCATCCGGCCCAGCTACCAGGCTTTTGCGGACTGGCTGCATGCCCAGACGCCGGAAGCCCTGGCCAAGAAGCGGGCCGAGGCCGACCTGCTGTTCCACAAGGTGGGCATCACCTTTGCGGTGTATGGCGACGAAGCCGGCGCGGAGCGGCTGATTCCCTTCGATACCGTGCCCCGCATCGTGCCCGCCGATGAATGGCGCATGCTGGAGCAGGGCCTGCGCCAGCGGGTCAATGCACTCAACCGCTTTCTCTGGGACATCTATCACGACCATGAGATCGTCAAGGCGGGCCTGATCCCGGCCGAGCAGGTGTTTGCCAACGCCCAATATCAACCGGCCATGCAGGGGCTGGACCTGCCGCTGGGGGTGTATGCCCACATCACCGGCGTTGATCTGATCCGGCATTCCGACGGCGGCTACTACGTGCTGGAGGACAACCTGCGAGTGCCCTCCGGCGTGAGCTACATGCTGGAGAACCGCAAGATGATGATGCGGCTCTTCCCGGAGCTGTTCGCCCGTTATTCGGTGGCGCCGGTGGCCCACTATCCTGCGCTGCTGCTCACCACCCTGCGCCAGGCCAGCCCGGCCGACAACCCGACAGTGGTGGTGCTGACGCCTGGCCCGTTCAACTCCGCCTACTTCGAACATGCCTTCCTGGCGCAGCAGATGGGCGTGGAGCTGGTGGAAGGCCAGGACCTGTTCGTCAAGGATGGTTTTGTCTTCATGCGCACGACGGTGGGGCCGAAGCGGGTCGATGTGATCTACCGCCGCATTGATGATGCCTTCCTGGACCCGCTCGCCTTCCGTGCCGACTCGATGCTCGGAGTGCCCGGCCTGCTGTCGGTGTACAAGCAGGGCCATGTGGTGCTGGCCAATGCCATCGGCACCGGCGTGGCGGACGACAAGTCCATCTACCCCTACGTGCCGGACATGATCCGTTTCTACCTCGGCGAGGAGCCCATCCTGCACAACGTGCCCACCTGGCAGTGCCGCAAGCCGCAGGACCTGGACCATGTGCTCAACCACATGGCGGACCTGGTGGTGAAGGAGGTGCACGGCGCTGGCGGCTACGGCATGCTGGTGGGCCCGGCCGCCACGGCGGCCGAGGTGGCGGAATTCCGGGAGCGGGTGAAAGCCAACCCGTCCAACTACATTGCCCAGCCCACGCTGTGCCTGTCCAGCTGCCCGACCTTCGTCGAGCGCGGCATTGCACCGCGCCACATCGATCTGCGGCCCTTTGTGCTGTCGGGACGCGAGGTCAACATGGTGGCCGGCGGGCTGACGCGGGTGGCGCTGAAGGCGGGCTCGCTGGTGGTGAATTCGTCGCAAGGCGGTGGCACCAAGGACACCTGGATTCTGGAGAGGAGCCCCTCATGCTGA
- a CDS encoding alpha-E domain-containing protein, which translates to MLSRTAAQLYWMSRYLERAENLVRMLDVTHSLSLLPQSRGAATELAAPLAVTGTLEAYQARHARLSAEELFRFMGIDLENPASVLSCIRQARENAHAVRGQITAEMWEAINTSWLEARELARKGVAEPSSFFDWVKERSHLFRGATYGTLQRNDAYCFIRLGTFVERADNTARLLDVKSQLIAPAVDTLAPVDVPSESAPDFYAWNALLRSLSAFEAYHAAYRDSLNGRRVTELLILRPDVPRSLRACCDEIRSILPQIDSREGASDAGRKVKQLAGELALHLEYGTVDEILDAGLHPWLTNFLDDSARLGLAIQRAYFEAQ; encoded by the coding sequence ATGCTGAGCCGTACCGCCGCCCAGCTGTACTGGATGAGCCGCTATCTGGAGCGTGCCGAGAATCTGGTGCGCATGCTGGATGTCACGCACTCGCTGTCGCTGCTGCCGCAAAGCCGCGGAGCCGCCACCGAACTGGCCGCGCCGCTGGCCGTGACCGGCACGCTGGAGGCCTACCAGGCCCGTCATGCCCGTCTGAGCGCGGAGGAGCTGTTCCGCTTCATGGGCATCGACCTGGAGAATCCGGCCTCGGTGCTGTCCTGCATCCGCCAGGCCCGGGAGAACGCCCATGCGGTGCGGGGCCAGATCACGGCCGAGATGTGGGAAGCCATCAACACCAGCTGGCTGGAAGCGCGTGAACTGGCGCGCAAAGGCGTGGCCGAACCGTCGTCGTTCTTCGATTGGGTGAAAGAGCGGTCCCATCTGTTCCGCGGAGCCACCTACGGCACGCTGCAGCGCAACGACGCCTACTGCTTCATCCGTCTGGGCACCTTCGTCGAGCGGGCGGACAACACCGCGCGCCTGCTGGATGTGAAGTCGCAGCTGATTGCGCCGGCGGTGGACACGCTCGCCCCGGTGGATGTACCCAGCGAAAGCGCCCCGGACTTCTATGCCTGGAATGCGTTGTTGCGGTCGCTGTCGGCCTTTGAGGCCTATCACGCGGCCTACCGCGACAGCCTCAATGGCCGCCGTGTGACCGAGCTGCTGATCCTGCGGCCGGACGTGCCCCGCTCGCTGCGCGCCTGCTGCGATGAAATCCGGTCCATCCTGCCGCAGATCGACTCCCGCGAAGGCGCGTCCGATGCCGGCCGCAAGGTGAAGCAGCTGGCCGGGGAGCTGGCCCTGCATCTGGAATACGGGACGGTGGATGAAATTCTGGACGCCGGCCTGCATCCGTGGCTGACGAATTTCCTGGACGACTCCGCGCGGCTGGGCCTGGCCATTCAGCGGGCGTATTTCGAGGCGCAGTGA
- a CDS encoding transglutaminase family protein, which translates to MHLHISHDTVYSYQTPLSRSTQYLRLTPRPSPGLHVLHWGLRLPAEASVCKDAFGNIMHVLSLDGPQADIHLQAIGEVVTDDTPPRPDPKDEFPPEVFLRESPLTHADAALRAFASGFAEAVRRDAHAAMLAMMAAVGERMPYIRGFTDAATPAAEAFASGRGVCQDHAQVFACCARLLGLPARYVSGYLATDAEHVASHAWTEVRLPDGGATFPEATAGGWLGYDISNQCLADSRHVKLAIGADYLDACPVRGVRLGGGTETMRAQVLVKPATPDQQ; encoded by the coding sequence ATGCACCTGCATATCTCGCATGACACCGTGTACAGCTACCAGACGCCGCTGAGCCGGAGCACCCAATACCTGCGGCTCACGCCCCGCCCGTCCCCGGGCCTGCACGTGCTGCACTGGGGGTTGCGGCTGCCGGCGGAGGCCAGCGTCTGCAAGGACGCTTTTGGCAACATCATGCATGTGCTCAGCCTGGACGGCCCGCAGGCGGACATTCATCTGCAGGCCATCGGCGAGGTGGTGACCGACGACACGCCCCCCCGGCCGGATCCCAAGGATGAATTCCCGCCGGAGGTCTTCCTGCGCGAGAGCCCCCTGACCCACGCAGACGCCGCCCTGCGCGCCTTCGCCAGCGGCTTTGCCGAGGCGGTCCGGCGGGACGCCCATGCGGCCATGCTGGCGATGATGGCGGCCGTGGGGGAGCGCATGCCCTACATCCGGGGCTTCACCGATGCCGCCACCCCGGCGGCCGAGGCCTTTGCATCGGGCCGCGGGGTCTGCCAGGACCATGCCCAGGTGTTTGCCTGCTGCGCCCGGCTGCTGGGGCTGCCGGCGCGTTACGTTTCCGGTTATCTGGCCACAGACGCCGAACATGTGGCCAGCCATGCCTGGACGGAAGTCCGCTTGCCGGACGGCGGCGCCACCTTCCCGGAAGCAACGGCCGGCGGCTGGCTGGGCTACGACATCAGCAACCAGTGCCTGGCGGACAGCCGCCATGTGAAGCTGGCCATCGGGGCGGACTATCTGGACGCCTGCCCGGTGCGCGGTGTGCGGCTGGGCGGGGGCACCGAGACGATGCGGGCGCAGGTCCTCGTGAAACCCGCCACGCCGGACCAGCAATGA
- a CDS encoding proteasome-type protease, whose protein sequence is MTYCVAMRLRAGLLFASDSRTNAGVDHIATFRKMNLFEVPGERLVTLLNAGNLATTQSVVSLLRQRANGEGRHLLNLGSMYDIAELVGRTVKEVVARDSDGGGQLSQGVDFGANFIVGGQIRGEAPRIFHVYPQGNFIEATEDTPYLQIGESKYGKPIIDRVIDFNSSLTEATKCALISFDSTIRSNLSVGLPLDMLLYRTDSFAPVHPHRITQEDPYFARLRQGWGGGLKRVFEQLPDDEWFSPEQLGR, encoded by the coding sequence ATGACGTACTGTGTTGCCATGCGGCTGCGCGCCGGCCTGCTGTTTGCCTCGGACTCACGCACCAATGCGGGGGTGGACCACATCGCCACCTTCCGCAAGATGAATCTGTTCGAGGTGCCCGGTGAACGGCTGGTCACGCTGCTGAATGCCGGCAATCTGGCCACCACCCAGAGCGTGGTCAGCCTGCTGCGCCAACGGGCCAACGGGGAGGGGCGGCACCTGCTCAACCTCGGCTCGATGTATGACATCGCCGAGTTGGTGGGCCGCACGGTGAAGGAAGTGGTGGCACGCGACAGCGACGGCGGCGGCCAGCTCAGCCAGGGCGTGGATTTTGGTGCCAACTTCATCGTCGGCGGCCAGATCCGCGGCGAGGCGCCGCGGATCTTCCATGTCTACCCGCAAGGCAACTTCATCGAAGCCACCGAGGACACGCCCTATCTGCAGATCGGCGAATCCAAATACGGCAAGCCGATCATCGACCGGGTGATCGACTTCAACAGCAGCCTCACCGAGGCCACCAAGTGCGCACTGATCTCGTTTGACTCGACCATCCGCAGCAATCTGTCGGTGGGCCTGCCGCTGGACATGCTGCTCTACCGCACCGACAGCTTCGCCCCCGTGCATCCGCACCGCATCACGCAGGAAGACCCCTACTTCGCCAGACTGCGGCAGGGCTGGGGAGGTGGCTTGAAGCGGGTGTTTGAACAACTGCCCGATGACGAGTGGTTCTCCCCGGAGCAACTGGGCCGCTGA
- a CDS encoding amino acid ABC transporter ATP-binding protein, with amino-acid sequence MAAQPEALLTPTQAPRVPIVRITALRKSYGSNEVLKGIDLDVLRGEVIALIGKSGSGKSTLLRCINGLEQFQDGSLTVAGKPLLHESAMAMRALRQQVGMIFQSFNLFPHLTVGRNVMLAPTLVKQRSQREAAEQARALLARVGLAEKFDAMPEQLSGGQQQRVAIARALAMEPQVLLCDEITSALDPELVGEVLRVVESLARDGMTLLMVTHEMNFARKVADRVIFMHQGRVHEIGPPSDIFGAPKTPELQQFLASLHD; translated from the coding sequence ATGGCCGCCCAGCCTGAAGCCCTGCTGACCCCCACCCAGGCGCCGCGTGTGCCCATCGTGCGCATCACTGCGCTGCGCAAGTCCTACGGAAGCAACGAGGTGCTCAAGGGCATCGACCTGGATGTGCTGCGGGGTGAAGTGATTGCGCTGATCGGCAAGAGCGGATCGGGCAAGAGCACGCTGCTGCGCTGCATCAATGGCCTGGAGCAGTTCCAGGACGGATCGCTGACGGTGGCGGGCAAGCCGCTGCTGCATGAGAGCGCCATGGCCATGCGGGCGCTGCGCCAGCAGGTGGGCATGATCTTCCAGAGCTTCAACCTCTTTCCCCACCTCACCGTGGGCCGCAATGTGATGCTGGCCCCGACGCTGGTGAAGCAGCGCAGCCAGCGGGAAGCCGCCGAGCAGGCGCGCGCGCTGCTGGCGCGGGTGGGCCTGGCCGAGAAATTCGATGCGATGCCGGAGCAGCTGTCCGGCGGTCAGCAGCAGCGGGTGGCGATTGCCCGTGCCCTGGCGATGGAGCCGCAGGTGCTGCTGTGCGACGAAATCACCTCGGCGCTGGACCCGGAACTGGTGGGCGAGGTGCTGCGTGTGGTGGAGTCACTGGCCCGTGACGGGATGACGCTGCTGATGGTGACGCATGAGATGAACTTCGCCCGCAAGGTGGCGGACCGGGTGATCTTCATGCATCAGGGCCGCGTGCATGAAATCGGCCCGCCGTCCGACATCTTCGGGGCGCCCAAGACGCCGGAACTTCAGCAGTTCCTGGCCTCGCTGCACGACTGA
- a CDS encoding amino acid ABC transporter permease, with the protein MVEFTLWDILRNLLLALRWTVVLSLIAFIGGGVVGGLLLCLRLGLGRYTARLIGLYVQVFQGTPLLMQLFLAYFGMSLLGVEVSAWTAASVALTLYTSAYLVEIWRGCVEAVPKGQWEAARSLAMSFGEQLRHVVLPQAMRLAIAPTVGFLVQVIKGTALASVIGFAELTKTGSMIANASFKPFLVFGCVALMYFVLCFPVSLFAQYLERKSHGRPA; encoded by the coding sequence ATGGTTGAGTTCACCCTCTGGGACATTCTTCGCAACCTGCTGCTGGCCTTGCGCTGGACGGTGGTGCTGTCGCTGATCGCCTTCATCGGCGGGGGCGTGGTGGGCGGGCTGCTGCTGTGCCTGCGGCTGGGTCTGGGACGCTACACCGCGCGCCTGATCGGGCTGTATGTGCAGGTCTTTCAAGGAACACCGCTGCTGATGCAGCTGTTCCTGGCCTACTTCGGCATGTCGCTGCTGGGTGTGGAAGTCTCGGCCTGGACGGCCGCCAGTGTGGCGCTGACGCTCTACACCAGCGCCTATCTGGTGGAGATCTGGCGCGGCTGCGTGGAGGCCGTGCCCAAAGGCCAGTGGGAAGCCGCGCGCAGCCTGGCGATGAGCTTTGGCGAGCAATTGCGCCATGTGGTGCTGCCCCAGGCGATGCGCCTGGCGATTGCGCCCACGGTCGGTTTTCTGGTGCAGGTCATCAAGGGCACGGCCTTGGCGTCGGTCATCGGTTTTGCCGAGCTGACCAAGACCGGCAGCATGATCGCCAACGCCAGCTTCAAGCCCTTCCTGGTGTTCGGCTGCGTGGCCCTGATGTATTTCGTCCTGTGTTTCCCGGTGAGCCTGTTCGCCCAATATCTGGAAAGGAAGAGCCATGGCCGCCCAGCCTGA
- a CDS encoding amino acid ABC transporter permease — protein MEFDFGAVLAEWPLLLRGLGWTVGLTAVAVPLGLLAATLGAWARACGPVWLRRTVGVYVELLRNTPFIVQLFFIFFGLPSLGVKLSPELASVIAMTLNLGAYGTEILRAGIQATPKGQWEAAYSLAMGPVQTFVRVVLPPSFKRVWPAMTSQIIIVMLGTAVCGQISTEELSYATNLIHSRNFRAFEATFVAVGLYLVLSMLVRRLLLWVGARFLFGSAPAAAARAPLMRRWLGARHG, from the coding sequence ATGGAGTTCGATTTCGGCGCCGTGCTGGCGGAATGGCCTTTGCTGCTGCGCGGCCTGGGCTGGACCGTTGGCCTCACGGCGGTGGCCGTCCCGCTCGGGCTGCTGGCCGCCACCCTGGGGGCCTGGGCACGCGCCTGCGGCCCTGTCTGGCTGCGCCGCACGGTGGGGGTGTATGTGGAGCTCCTGCGCAACACCCCCTTCATCGTGCAGCTGTTTTTCATCTTCTTCGGCCTGCCGTCGCTGGGGGTGAAGCTGTCGCCCGAGCTGGCCTCGGTGATTGCGATGACGCTCAACCTCGGCGCCTATGGCACCGAGATCCTGCGCGCTGGCATTCAGGCCACTCCCAAGGGGCAGTGGGAAGCCGCCTACAGCCTGGCCATGGGGCCGGTGCAGACCTTTGTGCGGGTGGTGCTGCCGCCGTCCTTCAAGCGCGTGTGGCCAGCCATGACCAGCCAGATCATCATCGTGATGCTGGGCACGGCGGTGTGCGGCCAGATCTCCACCGAAGAACTGAGCTATGCCACCAACCTCATCCACAGCCGCAACTTCCGCGCCTTTGAAGCCACCTTCGTGGCCGTCGGCTTGTATCTTGTGCTGAGCATGCTGGTGCGTCGCCTGCTGTTGTGGGTGGGCGCCCGGTTCCTGTTTGGCAGCGCACCGGCCGCCGCCGCCCGTGCGCCGCTGATGCGCCGCTGGCTGGGAGCCCGCCATGGTTGA